A genomic stretch from Amycolatopsis sp. 195334CR includes:
- a CDS encoding sterol desaturase family protein, translating into MPREQMTLTDAARVFRRRPSPWMIGALLLAAAVTRATLGDWRLSDLLVPALMIAVFPLFEWVVHVTVLHWRPRRIGGLTLDSLLARKHREHHGDPRDVPLIFIPWQTLCWLLPAATAIGLFAFPRLETGLTFLTCLGLLGLGYEWTHYLVHSDYKPRTRLYRAIWRNHRLHHFKNEHYWFTVTSSGTADRVLGTYPDPAGVPSSPTVKALHARYMK; encoded by the coding sequence ATGCCCCGCGAACAGATGACGCTCACCGACGCCGCCCGCGTGTTCCGCCGCCGCCCGTCGCCGTGGATGATCGGCGCGCTGCTGCTCGCCGCCGCGGTCACTCGCGCAACCCTCGGCGACTGGCGGCTCAGCGACCTGCTGGTCCCGGCGCTGATGATCGCGGTGTTCCCGCTGTTCGAGTGGGTGGTGCACGTGACCGTGCTGCACTGGCGGCCACGCCGGATCGGCGGGCTCACCCTGGACTCGCTACTCGCCCGCAAGCACCGCGAGCACCACGGCGACCCCCGCGACGTGCCGCTGATCTTCATCCCGTGGCAGACCCTGTGCTGGCTGCTGCCCGCGGCCACCGCGATCGGCCTGTTCGCCTTCCCCCGCCTCGAGACCGGGCTGACCTTCCTGACCTGCCTCGGCCTGCTCGGGCTCGGCTACGAGTGGACGCACTACCTGGTGCACAGCGACTACAAGCCGCGCACCCGGCTCTACCGCGCGATCTGGCGCAACCACCGGCTGCACCACTTCAAGAACGAGCACTACTGGTTCACCGTGACCAGCTCGGGCACCGCCGACCGGGTGCTGGGCACGTACCCGGATCCGGCCGGCGTGCCCAGCTCCCCCACCGTCAAAGCACTCCACGCCCGCTACATGAAGTAA
- a CDS encoding MmcQ/YjbR family DNA-binding protein produces the protein MGPQEVSEHALSLPAAVEDHPFGPDLDVYKVEGKIFALLSTRDRTAAVSLKCEPELALHLRHEHPAITPGYHLNKRHWNTIVLDGTVPDDEVRDLIDHSYERVVAGLPKAVRLRLG, from the coding sequence GTGGGACCACAGGAGGTGAGCGAGCACGCGCTGTCGCTGCCCGCTGCCGTGGAGGACCACCCGTTCGGCCCGGACCTGGACGTCTACAAGGTGGAGGGCAAGATCTTCGCCCTGTTGTCCACACGGGACAGAACCGCCGCGGTCTCGCTCAAGTGCGAGCCGGAGCTGGCCCTGCACCTGCGGCACGAACACCCCGCCATCACGCCGGGCTACCACCTGAACAAACGGCACTGGAACACCATCGTCCTCGACGGCACCGTCCCGGACGACGAGGTACGCGACCTGATCGACCACTCCTACGAACGCGTAGTCGCCGGCCTCCCCAAGGCGGTGCGCCTACGCCTCGGCTGA
- a CDS encoding alanine--glyoxylate aminotransferase family protein → MSFAGGRHFLQIPGPTNVPDSVLRAMAAPTIDHRGPEFGELGRAVLAGLKPVFGTTNPVVIYPASGTGAWEAALVNTLSPGDRVLCFETGHFATLWQDMARKLGLTVDFVPGDWRHGVDPAEVADRLGRDTAHEIQAVCVVHNETSTGVTSRIAEIRAAIDAAGHPALLLVDTISSLGSIDYRHDEWGVDVTVAGSQKGLMLPPGLSFTAISDKALAASEKAKLPRSFWDWRPMLDAGARGYFPYTPATNLLYGLREALRLLEAEGLPNVFARHIRHAEATRAAVAGWGLEVLCADEREHSAALTAVIVPEGHDADKIRALILDRFDMSLGAGLGKLAGRVFRIGHLGSFNDLSLAGTLSGVQMGLALSGVPIRPEGVNAALDRLSVA, encoded by the coding sequence ATGAGTTTCGCGGGCGGCAGGCATTTCCTGCAGATCCCCGGCCCCACCAACGTGCCCGACTCGGTGCTCCGGGCGATGGCCGCGCCGACGATCGACCACAGAGGACCGGAGTTCGGCGAACTCGGCCGCGCCGTGCTCGCCGGGCTGAAGCCGGTTTTCGGCACCACGAACCCGGTGGTGATCTACCCGGCGTCCGGCACCGGCGCCTGGGAAGCCGCGCTGGTCAACACGCTCAGCCCCGGCGATCGGGTGCTCTGCTTCGAAACCGGGCACTTCGCCACGCTGTGGCAGGACATGGCGCGCAAGCTCGGGCTGACCGTCGACTTCGTGCCGGGGGACTGGCGCCACGGCGTCGATCCGGCGGAGGTGGCCGACCGGCTCGGCCGCGACACCGCACACGAGATCCAGGCCGTTTGCGTGGTGCACAACGAAACCTCGACCGGGGTGACCAGCCGGATCGCCGAGATCCGCGCGGCGATCGACGCCGCCGGGCACCCGGCGCTGCTGCTCGTGGACACCATCTCCTCACTCGGTTCCATCGACTACCGGCACGACGAATGGGGTGTCGACGTCACCGTCGCCGGTTCGCAGAAGGGACTGATGCTGCCACCGGGCCTGAGCTTCACCGCGATCAGCGACAAAGCCCTTGCCGCGTCGGAGAAAGCGAAGTTGCCACGGTCCTTCTGGGACTGGCGGCCGATGCTCGATGCCGGTGCTCGCGGCTACTTTCCCTACACCCCGGCCACCAACCTGCTCTACGGTCTGCGGGAAGCGTTGCGGTTGCTGGAAGCCGAGGGCCTGCCGAACGTCTTCGCGCGCCACATCCGCCACGCCGAGGCGACGCGTGCGGCGGTGGCGGGCTGGGGGCTGGAGGTGCTGTGCGCCGACGAACGCGAGCACTCCGCCGCGCTGACCGCGGTGATCGTGCCCGAAGGCCATGACGCGGACAAGATCCGCGCGCTCATCCTGGACCGCTTCGACATGTCGCTCGGCGCCGGGCTGGGCAAGCTCGCCGGGCGCGTCTTCCGGATCGGGCACCTCGGCTCGTTCAACGACCTGAGCCTGGCGGGCACGCTCTCGGGCGTGCAGATGGGCTTGGCCCTGTCCGGCGTGCCGATCCGGCCCGAGGGCGTCAACGCCGCGCTCGACCGGCTTTCGGTGGCGTGA
- a CDS encoding FadR/GntR family transcriptional regulator: MTAFKRVERRSVPDEVFQQLVDGVVGGELGAGASLPAERQLAEVLGVSRPAVREALQRLAQTGLVEVRQGGGTTVRDYRSHAGLDLLPRLLIRGGQLDTAVVRSIMEARLAVGQEVAALAATRAGARLESVLGEAISALSVTEDPVEQQRHALEFWSHVVDGADSIVFRLMFNNLRAAYEPALDALSTVLGAEVGRVGHYRSVAAAIVAGEAAGAKQRAAELLQLATDEMDGVLRALEASAEA; this comes from the coding sequence ATGACCGCGTTCAAACGGGTGGAACGCCGCTCGGTGCCCGACGAGGTGTTCCAGCAGCTGGTGGACGGGGTGGTCGGCGGTGAGCTGGGGGCGGGCGCCAGCCTGCCCGCCGAACGGCAGCTCGCCGAGGTGCTCGGGGTTTCCCGGCCCGCGGTCCGCGAAGCGTTGCAGCGGCTCGCGCAGACGGGCTTGGTGGAAGTGCGCCAGGGCGGTGGCACCACCGTGCGCGACTACCGCAGTCACGCCGGGCTGGATCTGTTGCCGCGCCTGCTGATCCGCGGCGGTCAGCTCGACACGGCGGTGGTCAGGAGCATCATGGAGGCGCGGCTGGCGGTGGGGCAGGAGGTCGCCGCCCTGGCCGCGACGCGAGCCGGTGCGCGCCTGGAAAGCGTGCTGGGGGAAGCCATTTCGGCGCTTTCGGTGACCGAGGACCCGGTGGAGCAGCAGCGGCACGCGCTGGAGTTCTGGAGCCACGTGGTCGATGGCGCCGACTCGATCGTCTTCCGGTTGATGTTCAACAACCTGCGCGCCGCCTACGAGCCGGCGCTGGACGCACTGTCCACTGTGCTCGGTGCCGAAGTCGGGCGGGTGGGCCACTACCGGTCGGTCGCCGCTGCGATCGTGGCGGGGGAGGCGGCGGGAGCCAAGCAGCGGGCGGCGGAGTTGCTGCAGTTGGCTACCGATGAGATGGATGGGGTGTTGCGGGCGCTCGAAGCGTCAGCCGAGGCGTAG
- a CDS encoding AAA family ATPase, with protein MLTTLAVENYRSLRDLVLPLAKLTVVTGANGSGKSSLYRALRLLADTARNGAVAALAREGGLPSTLWAGPEVHGKAVREGRAPVQGTRRTKPVGLRLGFAGDEFGYALDLGLPVPGESAFNLDPEFKREAVWHGPVLRPAALLADRAGPVVRTREPGGGWTEDPHRIGLTDSMLSEYADPRACPELLLVRERIRSWRFYDHFRTDADAPARQPRIGTRTPVLDHDGGDLAAALRTIQEFGDATALATAIDDAFPGSTLSVHNTDGRFELRFHQHGLLRPLSAAELSDGTLRYLLWVAALLSPRPPELLVLNEPETSLHPELLPALAALVATAAKEAQIVVVSHAQPLVRALEQISGDVASLELEKEFGATVLEGQGRLDRPAWHWPKR; from the coding sequence GTGCTCACCACCTTGGCCGTCGAGAACTACCGCTCGCTGCGGGACCTGGTGCTGCCGCTGGCCAAGCTGACCGTGGTCACCGGCGCCAACGGCAGCGGCAAGTCCAGTTTGTACCGCGCGCTGCGGTTGCTCGCCGACACCGCGCGCAACGGTGCCGTGGCCGCGCTCGCGCGCGAGGGCGGGTTGCCGTCCACGTTGTGGGCGGGGCCGGAGGTGCACGGCAAGGCGGTCCGCGAAGGGCGCGCGCCGGTGCAGGGCACGCGCCGCACGAAGCCGGTCGGGTTGCGGCTCGGGTTCGCCGGGGACGAGTTCGGGTACGCGCTCGACCTCGGCCTGCCGGTGCCCGGCGAATCGGCGTTCAACCTGGACCCGGAGTTCAAGCGGGAAGCCGTCTGGCACGGTCCGGTGCTGCGCCCGGCGGCGCTGCTGGCCGATCGCGCCGGGCCGGTGGTGCGCACCCGCGAGCCGGGTGGTGGCTGGACCGAGGACCCGCACCGCATCGGGCTGACCGACAGCATGCTCAGCGAGTACGCCGATCCCCGGGCCTGCCCCGAACTGCTGCTGGTGCGCGAGCGCATCCGGTCGTGGCGGTTCTACGACCACTTCCGCACCGACGCCGACGCCCCGGCGCGACAGCCGCGCATCGGCACGCGGACCCCGGTGCTCGACCACGACGGTGGTGACCTGGCCGCCGCGTTGCGCACCATCCAGGAGTTCGGCGACGCCACCGCACTGGCCACCGCCATCGACGACGCGTTCCCGGGCTCGACGTTGAGCGTGCACAACACCGACGGCCGCTTCGAGCTGCGCTTCCACCAGCACGGGCTGCTGCGCCCGCTCAGCGCCGCCGAACTGTCCGACGGCACGCTGCGTTACCTGCTCTGGGTGGCCGCCCTGCTCAGCCCGCGCCCGCCGGAACTGCTGGTGCTCAACGAACCCGAGACGAGCCTGCACCCGGAGCTGCTGCCCGCGCTCGCCGCGCTGGTCGCCACCGCCGCGAAGGAAGCGCAGATCGTGGTGGTCTCGCACGCCCAGCCGCTGGTGCGCGCACTGGAGCAGATCTCCGGGGACGTGGCTTCGCTCGAACTGGAGAAGGAATTCGGGGCGACCGTGCTGGAAGGGCAGGGCAGGCTGGACCGCCCGGCCTGGCACTGGCCGAAGCGCTGA
- a CDS encoding CBS domain-containing protein yields the protein MQVKDIAVNVPTVTVADPVAKAVRVMAVARLPGLIVVDNHGRPRIVLPGTQVLRLAVPGSYQEDPALARAVDEDHADRFWQELGNLTVGDCLPRQAVKPVTVPENATLLEAAALMARLHSPLLAVIVRDGTLSGAITLERLLTSLALSGFGD from the coding sequence ATGCAGGTCAAGGACATCGCCGTGAACGTGCCCACGGTCACCGTGGCCGATCCGGTGGCGAAAGCGGTCCGGGTGATGGCGGTGGCCCGCCTCCCCGGCCTCATCGTGGTGGACAACCACGGCCGCCCGCGGATCGTACTGCCGGGGACCCAGGTGCTGCGGCTCGCCGTACCGGGCAGCTACCAGGAGGACCCGGCGCTGGCCAGGGCGGTGGACGAGGACCACGCCGACCGGTTCTGGCAGGAACTGGGCAACCTCACCGTCGGCGACTGCCTGCCCCGGCAGGCGGTCAAACCGGTCACCGTGCCGGAGAACGCCACCCTGCTGGAGGCCGCCGCGCTGATGGCGCGCCTGCACAGCCCGCTGCTGGCGGTGATCGTCCGCGACGGCACGCTGTCCGGCGCGATCACCCTGGAACGACTGCTGACCAGCCTCGCGCTGTCCGGATTCGGGGACTGA
- a CDS encoding SLC13 family permease: MSVQLIMIATLVAVFLIATVLPVHMGALAFVAAFAVGTLVLGESSDDIVGGFPGDLFVILVGVTYLFAIATNNGTVTWLVHRAVRLVQGRIALVPWMMFLVTAVLTAVGAVVPAAVAIIAPIGMGFAIRYRINPAMMGLFIINGASAGGFSPMSIFGGIVNGVVTRNNLPGNPFLLFVSSFVFNVALSVVVFFLFGGRKLLARGRETAELAAVGGPSTGDTPPPATGGTGTTDAEAEEAGRLTVDRALTLAGLVALTVGVLFFDLDVGFTAITVAVLLSLASPKSAKGAVAQVAWPTVLLICGIVTFVSLMERAGTITFLGDQVAGIGIPLLAAMIICLIGAAVSAFASTTGILGALIPLAVPFLLAGEVGAVGLIIALSLSSSVVDSSPFSTSGALVVANATEDTREQVFGKLMRWGFSMILVAPVLTWLIFVAPGWL; encoded by the coding sequence ATGTCGGTCCAGCTCATCATGATCGCCACGCTGGTGGCGGTGTTCCTGATCGCCACGGTGCTCCCGGTGCACATGGGCGCGCTCGCCTTCGTCGCCGCGTTCGCGGTCGGCACCCTGGTGCTCGGCGAGTCCAGCGACGACATCGTCGGCGGCTTCCCCGGCGACCTCTTCGTCATCCTGGTCGGCGTCACCTACCTGTTCGCCATCGCCACCAACAACGGCACGGTCACCTGGCTGGTGCACCGCGCGGTCCGGCTGGTGCAGGGCCGGATCGCGCTGGTGCCGTGGATGATGTTCCTGGTCACCGCGGTGCTGACGGCGGTCGGCGCGGTGGTGCCCGCGGCGGTGGCGATCATCGCGCCGATCGGCATGGGCTTCGCCATCCGGTACCGGATCAACCCGGCGATGATGGGCTTGTTCATCATCAACGGTGCCAGTGCCGGTGGGTTCTCCCCGATGAGCATCTTCGGCGGCATCGTCAACGGCGTGGTCACCCGGAACAACCTGCCGGGCAACCCGTTCCTGCTGTTCGTCAGCTCGTTCGTGTTCAACGTGGCGCTCAGCGTGGTGGTGTTCTTCCTCTTCGGCGGGCGGAAACTGCTCGCGCGCGGCCGGGAAACGGCGGAACTGGCGGCGGTCGGCGGTCCGTCCACCGGCGACACCCCGCCGCCGGCCACCGGCGGCACCGGCACCACCGACGCCGAAGCCGAGGAGGCCGGTCGCCTCACCGTGGACCGCGCGCTCACCCTGGCCGGACTGGTCGCGCTGACCGTCGGCGTGCTGTTCTTCGACCTGGACGTCGGGTTCACCGCGATCACCGTGGCGGTCCTGCTCTCGCTGGCCTCGCCGAAGAGCGCGAAGGGCGCGGTGGCCCAGGTCGCGTGGCCGACCGTGTTGCTGATCTGCGGCATCGTCACCTTCGTCAGCCTGATGGAACGCGCGGGCACGATCACCTTCCTCGGCGACCAGGTGGCCGGGATCGGCATCCCGCTGCTGGCCGCGATGATCATCTGCCTGATCGGCGCCGCGGTCTCGGCTTTCGCTTCCACCACCGGCATCCTCGGCGCGCTGATCCCGCTGGCCGTGCCGTTCCTGCTGGCCGGTGAGGTGGGCGCGGTCGGGCTGATCATCGCGCTGTCGCTGTCCTCGTCGGTGGTCGACTCTTCGCCGTTCTCGACCAGTGGGGCGCTGGTGGTCGCCAACGCCACCGAAGACACGCGGGAGCAGGTGTTCGGCAAGCTCATGCGGTGGGGGTTCAGCATGATCCTGGTGGCGCCCGTGCTGACCTGGCTGATCTTCGTGGCCCCCGGGTGGCTGTAG
- a CDS encoding enoyl-CoA hydratase codes for MTGPLHGITVLEVGVFMAAPFATAQLADLGARVIKVESREARDPVRATGPFVGGVSSTFLRLNRNKEAVELDLKSEAGRTAFLRLAAAADVVVENLRPGAMRRLGLGPDELLAENPGLVYASASGWGQDGPLADQPGLDIMAQARSGLMSVTGDPGAGPAKVGVPVCDLTCGLYVALAVTAALRHRDRTGEGQHVDVSLLESGVSLAVWEVGRYFATGEAGERHGTAHQSQAPYQAVAAADGWVTVGAITPNTWAAFTKALGREDLYDDPRYESSTSRLELRGELIPDIERTTREHTTADLVATLTAAGVPCAPISDYTEVFTDDHLTQREFFWDTEHPVAGPVRQLGSPMRFSRTPARRDTAGPDFGQHTEKVLAEFAPEPVADPGDDLLVELEDDVLTVTFNRPESRNALTFAMYEGLYAACERADADPAVRVLVLRGTGDKAFVAGTDIRQFAEFRTGQDGVDYEASIARVVDRLEAVRKPTVAVVRGACTGGGLALAAACDLRVADTRARFGVPIARTLGNCLSANTISLLVGHVGPGPALDLLLRGRLLDAEAAQRAGLLSELVAPEELDEAVQGVLADLRRNAPLTQWASKEIVRRMRRRMLVPDEDVVAKVWGSEDFACGVRSFVAGEKPTWTGR; via the coding sequence GTGACGGGCCCGCTCCACGGCATCACGGTGCTCGAGGTCGGTGTGTTCATGGCGGCGCCGTTCGCCACGGCGCAGCTGGCCGATCTGGGTGCCAGGGTGATCAAGGTCGAATCCCGCGAGGCCCGTGACCCGGTGCGCGCCACCGGACCGTTCGTCGGCGGGGTGAGCAGCACCTTCCTGCGGCTCAACCGGAACAAGGAAGCCGTCGAACTGGATCTGAAGTCCGAAGCCGGGCGGACGGCGTTCCTCCGGCTGGCCGCCGCGGCGGACGTGGTGGTGGAGAACCTGCGCCCGGGCGCGATGCGGCGGCTGGGCCTCGGGCCGGACGAGCTGCTCGCCGAGAACCCCGGGCTGGTCTACGCCTCGGCGTCGGGATGGGGGCAGGACGGTCCGCTGGCCGACCAGCCGGGGCTGGACATCATGGCGCAGGCCCGGTCCGGGCTGATGTCGGTGACCGGCGACCCCGGCGCGGGGCCGGCGAAGGTCGGCGTGCCGGTGTGCGACCTGACCTGCGGGCTGTACGTGGCGCTGGCCGTGACCGCCGCGCTGCGTCACCGCGACCGGACCGGTGAAGGCCAGCACGTGGACGTTTCCCTGCTGGAGTCCGGGGTTTCACTCGCGGTCTGGGAGGTCGGGCGCTACTTCGCCACCGGCGAGGCGGGGGAGCGGCACGGCACCGCGCACCAGTCGCAGGCGCCGTACCAGGCGGTGGCGGCGGCCGACGGCTGGGTGACCGTCGGCGCGATCACGCCGAACACCTGGGCCGCGTTCACCAAGGCGCTCGGCCGCGAGGACCTGTACGACGACCCGCGGTACGAGAGCAGCACCTCGCGGCTGGAATTGCGTGGCGAGCTGATCCCGGACATCGAGCGCACGACGCGCGAGCACACCACGGCGGACCTGGTGGCGACGCTGACCGCGGCCGGGGTGCCGTGCGCGCCGATCTCCGATTACACCGAGGTGTTCACCGACGACCACCTCACCCAGCGCGAGTTCTTCTGGGACACCGAGCACCCGGTCGCCGGGCCGGTGCGCCAGCTCGGCTCGCCCATGCGCTTCTCCCGCACCCCGGCGCGGCGGGACACCGCCGGACCGGATTTCGGGCAGCACACGGAAAAGGTGCTCGCGGAGTTCGCGCCGGAGCCGGTGGCCGACCCCGGCGACGACCTCCTCGTCGAACTCGAGGACGACGTGCTGACGGTGACGTTCAACCGGCCGGAGTCCCGCAACGCGCTCACCTTCGCCATGTACGAGGGCCTGTACGCGGCCTGCGAACGGGCGGACGCCGATCCGGCCGTCCGGGTGCTGGTGCTGCGGGGAACCGGGGACAAGGCGTTCGTCGCGGGCACGGACATCCGGCAGTTCGCCGAATTCCGCACGGGCCAGGACGGGGTGGACTACGAGGCTTCGATCGCGCGAGTGGTGGACCGGCTGGAAGCGGTCCGGAAACCGACGGTGGCGGTGGTGCGCGGAGCCTGCACGGGTGGCGGGCTGGCGCTCGCGGCGGCGTGCGATCTGCGGGTCGCGGACACCAGGGCCCGGTTCGGCGTGCCGATCGCCAGGACGCTCGGGAACTGCTTGTCCGCCAACACGATCTCCCTCCTGGTGGGCCACGTGGGCCCGGGCCCGGCGCTGGACCTGCTGTTGCGCGGCCGTCTGCTCGACGCGGAGGCGGCCCAGCGCGCCGGGTTGCTGAGCGAACTCGTGGCTCCGGAGGAACTGGACGAGGCGGTTCAAGGTGTGCTGGCGGATCTCCGGCGGAACGCGCCGCTGACCCAGTGGGCGAGCAAGGAGATCGTCCGCCGGATGCGGCGGCGGATGCTGGTGCCCGACGAGGACGTGGTGGCGAAGGTGTGGGGCAGCGAGGATTTCGCCTGCGGCGTGCGCTCGTTCGTGGCCGGGGAGAAGCCCACCTGGACGGGCCGCTGA
- a CDS encoding SLC13 family permease, which produces MGPILALAIFGVAYFFIATEKINKVAVVLTAAGAMAVLGLIPGSQVFYSEHEGIDWNVIFLLLGMMVIVGVIKQTGLFDYLGIWAAKKSKGKPYRLMVMLMGITAVASPFLDNVTTIMLVAPVTVVVCNRLRIAAQPYLIAEILASNIGGAATLIGDPPNIIIGSRAGLTFNDFLVHMAPIVVVIFFVFVLLTKVLFRRSFEYHPERVAEVMALQEKRAITDSKLLVRCLVVLTGVVAGFSLHAVVHVDPSIVALVGAGVMLLVSRADVGDALREVEWPTLVFFMGLFVMVAGLTHTGVISTVGTWAVDALGDNYFAAATALLFGSSVLGAFFDNIPYVATMTPIVEGVVAQVPDPATGQALWWAFALGADFGGNGTAVAASANVVAIGIAARTGHRISFWQFTKYGIVVTLLSTVMAWVYVWLRYFM; this is translated from the coding sequence TTGGGGCCCATCCTCGCACTGGCGATCTTCGGGGTCGCCTACTTCTTTATCGCCACCGAGAAGATCAACAAGGTCGCGGTGGTGCTCACCGCGGCGGGCGCGATGGCCGTGCTCGGGCTGATCCCCGGCTCGCAGGTGTTCTACTCCGAGCACGAGGGCATCGACTGGAACGTCATCTTCCTGCTGCTCGGCATGATGGTCATCGTCGGGGTGATCAAGCAGACCGGGCTGTTCGACTACCTGGGCATCTGGGCGGCGAAGAAGTCCAAGGGCAAGCCGTACCGGCTGATGGTGATGCTGATGGGCATCACCGCGGTGGCCTCGCCGTTCCTGGACAACGTCACCACGATCATGCTGGTCGCCCCGGTCACCGTGGTGGTCTGCAACCGGCTGCGCATCGCCGCCCAGCCGTACCTGATCGCCGAGATCCTGGCCTCGAACATCGGCGGCGCGGCCACCCTGATCGGCGACCCGCCGAACATCATCATCGGCAGCCGCGCCGGGCTGACCTTCAACGACTTCCTGGTGCACATGGCGCCGATCGTGGTGGTCATCTTCTTCGTCTTCGTGCTGCTGACCAAGGTGCTGTTCCGCCGGTCCTTCGAGTACCACCCGGAGCGGGTGGCCGAGGTGATGGCGTTGCAGGAGAAGCGCGCCATCACCGACTCGAAGCTGCTGGTGCGGTGCCTGGTGGTGCTGACCGGCGTGGTCGCCGGGTTCTCCCTGCACGCGGTGGTGCACGTGGACCCGTCGATCGTGGCGCTGGTCGGCGCCGGGGTGATGCTGCTGGTCTCGCGGGCCGACGTCGGTGACGCGCTGCGCGAGGTCGAATGGCCCACGCTGGTGTTCTTCATGGGCCTGTTCGTGATGGTGGCGGGCCTGACCCACACCGGGGTCATCTCGACGGTGGGCACCTGGGCGGTGGACGCGCTCGGCGACAACTACTTCGCCGCGGCGACCGCGCTGCTGTTCGGGTCGAGCGTGCTGGGCGCGTTCTTCGACAACATCCCGTACGTGGCCACGATGACGCCGATCGTGGAGGGCGTGGTCGCGCAGGTGCCGGACCCGGCCACCGGGCAGGCGCTGTGGTGGGCGTTCGCGCTCGGCGCCGACTTCGGCGGCAACGGCACGGCGGTGGCGGCCAGCGCGAACGTGGTGGCGATCGGCATCGCCGCGCGCACCGGGCACCGGATCAGCTTCTGGCAGTTCACCAAGTACGGCATCGTGGTGACCCTGCTGAGCACGGTGATGGCCTGGGTCTACGTCTGGCTGCGTTACTTCATGTAG
- a CDS encoding serine/threonine-protein kinase, with protein sequence MTDSGVVIAGRYRLADRAGEGAMGAVWRATDERLGRVVAVKQLGTDDPRAMREARVAARLRHPHAVTVHDVVDSPEGTYLVMEYVPLSLATLLRGGRRPAVAQVARIGAQVASALAAAHELGIVHRDVTPGNILLGPGQTAKIADFGISRAPGEEMVTAAGFIAGTPAYLAPEVAAGGQATPASDVFSLGATLYTAMEGKPPYGKEPTTLAMLMRIVEGELEPPRRSGPLTGILLHMLRRDPGERPTMAQVHAELSPPRPRPVALPVLSPVAASGAGDPWQPARRPRWRVAVVLGLAAAGLAGGGVLAGYATSGGGAVTGSAELVAAPSACEARLEVTNSWPGGYQARVVVRNVHPAAIDGWAVHWAQPAGHALNDLWNGRLDQRGDEITVTGGVLGAGSSTDFGLIAGVHSDNPVLPAVTCQA encoded by the coding sequence GTGACGGACAGCGGAGTGGTGATCGCGGGACGCTACCGGCTGGCGGACCGTGCGGGTGAAGGTGCGATGGGCGCGGTGTGGCGCGCCACGGACGAGCGGCTGGGCCGGGTGGTCGCCGTCAAGCAACTGGGGACCGATGATCCCCGTGCGATGCGCGAGGCGCGCGTCGCGGCCAGGCTGCGGCACCCCCACGCGGTGACCGTGCACGACGTGGTGGACAGCCCCGAGGGCACCTACCTGGTGATGGAGTACGTGCCGTTGAGCCTGGCCACGCTGCTGCGGGGCGGGCGGCGGCCCGCGGTGGCGCAGGTGGCCAGGATCGGCGCGCAGGTGGCGTCGGCACTGGCCGCGGCGCACGAACTCGGCATCGTGCACCGGGATGTCACCCCGGGCAACATCCTGCTCGGGCCGGGGCAGACCGCGAAGATCGCCGACTTCGGGATTTCACGGGCGCCGGGGGAGGAGATGGTGACCGCGGCCGGGTTCATCGCGGGCACCCCGGCCTACCTCGCGCCGGAGGTCGCCGCGGGCGGGCAGGCCACGCCGGCCTCCGACGTGTTCTCGCTGGGCGCGACGCTGTACACGGCGATGGAGGGAAAACCGCCGTACGGCAAGGAACCGACGACGCTGGCGATGCTGATGCGGATCGTCGAGGGCGAGCTGGAGCCGCCGCGCCGCAGCGGGCCGCTGACCGGGATCCTGCTGCACATGCTCCGGCGAGACCCGGGCGAACGGCCGACCATGGCGCAGGTGCACGCGGAACTCTCCCCGCCACGGCCGCGTCCGGTGGCGTTGCCGGTCCTTTCGCCGGTGGCGGCTTCGGGTGCCGGGGACCCGTGGCAGCCCGCGCGGCGTCCTCGGTGGCGCGTGGCGGTGGTGCTGGGGCTGGCGGCGGCGGGGTTGGCCGGCGGGGGTGTGCTGGCCGGGTACGCGACGAGCGGGGGTGGGGCGGTGACCGGGTCGGCGGAGCTGGTCGCCGCGCCCAGCGCCTGCGAGGCCCGGCTGGAGGTGACCAACTCGTGGCCCGGCGGCTACCAGGCGCGGGTGGTGGTGCGGAACGTGCACCCGGCCGCCATCGACGGCTGGGCGGTGCACTGGGCGCAGCCCGCCGGGCACGCGCTGAACGACCTGTGGAACGGCCGCCTGGACCAACGCGGTGACGAGATCACCGTGACGGGCGGGGTGCTCGGTGCCGGGAGCAGCACGGATTTCGGCTTGATCGCGGGGGTGCACTCCGACAACC